The Magnolia sinica isolate HGM2019 chromosome 10, MsV1, whole genome shotgun sequence genome includes a window with the following:
- the LOC131258260 gene encoding putative F-box protein At2g33200 isoform X1 encodes MVENKCLWRAYLHPNAKKSIVIGEFLTIRRFPNMKSRAKKKQTCKRLLNMKPCMYKKNSRQVLTKIKEKMRKEKTIEEEYGDVMIYRWSDLHQPLLELILRHLPLPDRRMFSSVCRSWHEAEKQCLHPPPPQLPWIMLQTYYSRKTHRFFSLSENRVYDIKLPRMSDKRYLASCGAWLLAEDDNSDKHFLINPFSKERIRLPHCKDFFCDGGILTSPPTNPDCLVLLHHSKSLRILHLGRDSSWRSQSLMNNHYYLPFIYLKGKLYSLNHWSELVVIDLLPYPKERLVELDDGQLPPLEDCFQEVLVESCGEILLVIVTTHVDESVKFLECLYLFEVFKLDWDVMAWVKVESLGDRMLFLTHQGSISVSAAKTGGKGNHIYYIPTGRKYFIEFNLGSRIPATCSIPDPHYMNRPFWVTTM; translated from the exons ATGGTTGAGAATAAATGTCTTTGGCGGGCCTACCTTCATCCCAATGCAAAGAAGAGCATTGTAATTGGAG AATTTTTGACAATAAGGAGatttccaaacatgaaatcaagggCGAAGAAGAAGCAAACATGCAAAAGGTTGCTTAACATGAAACCATGCATGTACAAGAAGAATTCTCGCCAAGTACTtactaaaataaaagaaaagatgagAAAGGAGAAGACAATTGAAGAAGAATATGGTGATGTAATGATATATCGATGGTCAGATCTTCACCAACCTCTTCTTGAACTGATATTGAGACATCTACCTCTACCCGACCGCCGAATGTTCAGCTCTGTTTGCCGCTCATGGCATGAAGCCGAGAAGCAATGTCTCCATCCTCCACCTCCTCAACTCCCTTGGATCATGCTCCAGACATACTATTCTAGGAAAACACACAGATTCTTTAGTCTATCCGAGAATCGAGTGTATGATATAAAACTTCCTAGAATGAGTGACAAACGTTATCTGGCGTCTTGTGGAGCCTGGCTTTTAGCGGAGGATGATAATTCTGACAAGCATTTTCTTATAAATCCTTTCTCTAAAGAACGAATTCGTCTCCCACATTGCAAAGATTTTTTTTGCGATGGAGGTATCTTGACATCGCCTCCAACTAATCCCGACTGTCTAGTTCTGCTCCATCACTCAAAGTCACTCCGGATCCTGCATCTGGGAAGAGACAGTTCGTGGAGGAGCCAGAGTCTCATGAACAACCATTACTACCTCCCGTTCATCTACCTCAAGGGTAAGTTATATAGCTTGAATCATTGGAGTGAGCTTGTGGTCATCGACCTTCTTCCATACCCTAAAGAGAGGTTAGTGGAATTAGATGATGGACAACTGCCACCATTGGAGGATTGCTTTCAGGAAGTTTTGGTGGAATCTTGTGGAGAGATATTGCTAGTTATAGTGACCACACATGTGGATGAGTCTGTCAAATTCCTCGAATGTTTGTATTTGTTTGAAGTTTTCAAGTTAGATTGGGATGTTATGGCATGGGTGAAGGTCGAAAGCTTGGGCGATCGGATGTTGTTTTTGACCCATCAAGGTTCTATTTCTGTTTCTGCAGCCAAAACTGGAGGGAAAGGGAATCACATCTACTATATTCCGACTGGGAGGAAGTATTTCATCGAATTCAACTTAGGGAGCAGAATTCCAGCGACTTGTTCAATACCTGACCCTCATTATATGAATCGGCCTTTCTGGGTAACAACCATGTGA
- the LOC131258260 gene encoding uncharacterized protein LOC131258260 isoform X3, which produces MVENKCLWRAYLHPNAKKSIVIGEFLTIRRFPNMKSRAKKKQTCKRLLNMKPCMYKKNSRQVLTKIKEKMRKEKTIEEEYGDVMIYRWSDLHQPLLELILRHLPLPDRRMFSSVCRSWHEAEKQCLHPPPPQLPWIMLQTYYSRKTHRFFSLSENRVYDIKLPRMSDKRYLASCGAWLLAEDDNSDKHFLINPFSKERIRLPHCKDFFCDGGILTSPPTNPDCLVLLHHSKSLRILHLGRDSSWRSQSLMNNHYYLPFIYLKAKTGGKGNHIYYIPTGRKYFIEFNLGSRIPATCSIPDPHYMNRPFWVTTM; this is translated from the exons ATGGTTGAGAATAAATGTCTTTGGCGGGCCTACCTTCATCCCAATGCAAAGAAGAGCATTGTAATTGGAG AATTTTTGACAATAAGGAGatttccaaacatgaaatcaagggCGAAGAAGAAGCAAACATGCAAAAGGTTGCTTAACATGAAACCATGCATGTACAAGAAGAATTCTCGCCAAGTACTtactaaaataaaagaaaagatgagAAAGGAGAAGACAATTGAAGAAGAATATGGTGATGTAATGATATATCGATGGTCAGATCTTCACCAACCTCTTCTTGAACTGATATTGAGACATCTACCTCTACCCGACCGCCGAATGTTCAGCTCTGTTTGCCGCTCATGGCATGAAGCCGAGAAGCAATGTCTCCATCCTCCACCTCCTCAACTCCCTTGGATCATGCTCCAGACATACTATTCTAGGAAAACACACAGATTCTTTAGTCTATCCGAGAATCGAGTGTATGATATAAAACTTCCTAGAATGAGTGACAAACGTTATCTGGCGTCTTGTGGAGCCTGGCTTTTAGCGGAGGATGATAATTCTGACAAGCATTTTCTTATAAATCCTTTCTCTAAAGAACGAATTCGTCTCCCACATTGCAAAGATTTTTTTTGCGATGGAGGTATCTTGACATCGCCTCCAACTAATCCCGACTGTCTAGTTCTGCTCCATCACTCAAAGTCACTCCGGATCCTGCATCTGGGAAGAGACAGTTCGTGGAGGAGCCAGAGTCTCATGAACAACCATTACTACCTCCCGTTCATCTACCTCAAGG CCAAAACTGGAGGGAAAGGGAATCACATCTACTATATTCCGACTGGGAGGAAGTATTTCATCGAATTCAACTTAGGGAGCAGAATTCCAGCGACTTGTTCAATACCTGACCCTCATTATATGAATCGGCCTTTCTGGGTAACAACCATGTGA
- the LOC131258260 gene encoding putative F-box protein At2g33200 isoform X2 yields MKSRAKKKQTCKRLLNMKPCMYKKNSRQVLTKIKEKMRKEKTIEEEYGDVMIYRWSDLHQPLLELILRHLPLPDRRMFSSVCRSWHEAEKQCLHPPPPQLPWIMLQTYYSRKTHRFFSLSENRVYDIKLPRMSDKRYLASCGAWLLAEDDNSDKHFLINPFSKERIRLPHCKDFFCDGGILTSPPTNPDCLVLLHHSKSLRILHLGRDSSWRSQSLMNNHYYLPFIYLKGKLYSLNHWSELVVIDLLPYPKERLVELDDGQLPPLEDCFQEVLVESCGEILLVIVTTHVDESVKFLECLYLFEVFKLDWDVMAWVKVESLGDRMLFLTHQGSISVSAAKTGGKGNHIYYIPTGRKYFIEFNLGSRIPATCSIPDPHYMNRPFWVTTM; encoded by the coding sequence atgaaatcaagggCGAAGAAGAAGCAAACATGCAAAAGGTTGCTTAACATGAAACCATGCATGTACAAGAAGAATTCTCGCCAAGTACTtactaaaataaaagaaaagatgagAAAGGAGAAGACAATTGAAGAAGAATATGGTGATGTAATGATATATCGATGGTCAGATCTTCACCAACCTCTTCTTGAACTGATATTGAGACATCTACCTCTACCCGACCGCCGAATGTTCAGCTCTGTTTGCCGCTCATGGCATGAAGCCGAGAAGCAATGTCTCCATCCTCCACCTCCTCAACTCCCTTGGATCATGCTCCAGACATACTATTCTAGGAAAACACACAGATTCTTTAGTCTATCCGAGAATCGAGTGTATGATATAAAACTTCCTAGAATGAGTGACAAACGTTATCTGGCGTCTTGTGGAGCCTGGCTTTTAGCGGAGGATGATAATTCTGACAAGCATTTTCTTATAAATCCTTTCTCTAAAGAACGAATTCGTCTCCCACATTGCAAAGATTTTTTTTGCGATGGAGGTATCTTGACATCGCCTCCAACTAATCCCGACTGTCTAGTTCTGCTCCATCACTCAAAGTCACTCCGGATCCTGCATCTGGGAAGAGACAGTTCGTGGAGGAGCCAGAGTCTCATGAACAACCATTACTACCTCCCGTTCATCTACCTCAAGGGTAAGTTATATAGCTTGAATCATTGGAGTGAGCTTGTGGTCATCGACCTTCTTCCATACCCTAAAGAGAGGTTAGTGGAATTAGATGATGGACAACTGCCACCATTGGAGGATTGCTTTCAGGAAGTTTTGGTGGAATCTTGTGGAGAGATATTGCTAGTTATAGTGACCACACATGTGGATGAGTCTGTCAAATTCCTCGAATGTTTGTATTTGTTTGAAGTTTTCAAGTTAGATTGGGATGTTATGGCATGGGTGAAGGTCGAAAGCTTGGGCGATCGGATGTTGTTTTTGACCCATCAAGGTTCTATTTCTGTTTCTGCAGCCAAAACTGGAGGGAAAGGGAATCACATCTACTATATTCCGACTGGGAGGAAGTATTTCATCGAATTCAACTTAGGGAGCAGAATTCCAGCGACTTGTTCAATACCTGACCCTCATTATATGAATCGGCCTTTCTGGGTAACAACCATGTGA